The Pantoea phytobeneficialis genome has a segment encoding these proteins:
- the pth gene encoding aminoacyl-tRNA hydrolase — protein sequence MSSIKLIVGLANPGAEYAATRHNAGAWYVDLLAERNNQSLKDEPKFFGYTARLSLAGEDVRLLVPTTFMNLSGKAVAAMATFYRIAPEEILVAHDELDLPPGVAKFKQGGGHGGHNGLKDIISKLGNNNNFHRLRVGIGHPGDRNKVTGFVLGKPPASEQKLIDDAVDEAVRCTELWLKEDKIKAMNRLHAFKAG from the coding sequence GTGAGCAGCATTAAACTGATTGTGGGACTGGCTAATCCCGGCGCGGAATATGCCGCTACGCGCCATAACGCAGGTGCCTGGTATGTGGATCTGCTGGCGGAGCGCAACAATCAGTCTCTGAAAGACGAACCCAAATTCTTTGGCTACACCGCTCGCTTATCGCTGGCGGGCGAAGATGTGCGGCTACTGGTACCCACCACTTTTATGAACCTGAGTGGCAAGGCGGTCGCGGCAATGGCGACGTTCTACCGCATCGCGCCAGAGGAAATTTTGGTGGCACACGATGAACTGGACCTGCCTCCTGGCGTGGCGAAGTTTAAACAGGGTGGCGGCCACGGTGGTCATAACGGTCTGAAAGACATCATCAGCAAGCTGGGTAACAACAATAATTTTCACCGTTTACGGGTCGGCATTGGTCATCCGGGTGACCGCAATAAAGTCACCGGATTTGTACTGGGTAAACCCCCTGCCAGTGAACAGAAGCTGATCGATGATGCCGTAGATGAAGCGGTGCGCTGTACGGAACTGTGGCTGAAAGAAGATAAGATTAAAGCAATGAACCGTCTGCACGCCTTCAAAGCCGGTTAA
- the ychH gene encoding stress-induced protein YchH, with translation MKRHHSRYIGNGLMCLGLLTMVLGVGYSIINQIPSLNLPQFLAHGAMFSIFIGALLWLVGARVSGREKVEDRYFWLRHYGDKRCRRNTHHP, from the coding sequence ATGAAACGTCATCACTCTCGCTATATCGGTAATGGCCTGATGTGTCTCGGTTTACTCACCATGGTGCTTGGCGTCGGTTACTCGATCATTAATCAAATTCCTTCGCTAAATCTGCCGCAATTCCTGGCGCATGGCGCAATGTTTAGCATCTTTATTGGTGCGCTGCTCTGGCTGGTGGGTGCGCGTGTCAGTGGGCGTGAAAAAGTGGAAGACCGCTATTTTTGGTTGCGCCACTACGGTGATAAACGTTGTCGTCGTAACACGCATCACCCATAA
- a CDS encoding GGDEF domain-containing protein codes for MALDIYTLFVCELYVLGFLSIIMVFAWIGSQYDRVLGFTTLTLVLTLTAVFLSSLRAAGLQFLPIAVGNVVMMLAYGNLLNAFRVFCKKPLGMSWLAGALLWAILCIFPAFYFSLPKRVLVVCLLCIIYTGALIQLLWRARAALTVTFWPAQMLLWIHLLFHVARIFFDDAVATPVHGAIGGSSFSVYVMLESILFVIGLTFTILAMVNERTQIAHKLASLHDPLTSVWNRRALFEQAEKIIARRLRQQQPFTAILFDLDHFKSINDRYGHQQGDRVLIDFCQIAQALLPDEGQFARLGGEEFAAILPGDSEQAQLVCERIRVATQLSLPDNISYTVSIGYATASKEELHFPTLLALADEALYRAKASGRNRTEQYLTQLQPLNQATLV; via the coding sequence ATGGCTCTCGACATCTACACACTTTTTGTTTGCGAGCTCTATGTCCTGGGGTTTTTAAGCATCATTATGGTATTTGCCTGGATTGGCTCACAGTATGATCGGGTACTGGGTTTCACCACTCTGACGCTGGTGTTAACCCTTACCGCCGTGTTTCTGAGCAGCCTGCGTGCCGCAGGATTACAGTTCCTGCCCATTGCGGTGGGTAATGTGGTGATGATGCTGGCTTATGGCAACCTGTTAAATGCTTTCCGGGTTTTTTGTAAAAAACCGCTTGGCATGAGCTGGCTGGCGGGGGCATTGCTATGGGCGATTCTGTGTATTTTCCCGGCGTTTTACTTCAGTCTGCCAAAACGCGTTCTGGTCGTTTGTCTGCTGTGCATCATCTACACCGGCGCATTGATTCAACTGCTGTGGCGGGCACGCGCCGCGCTCACCGTCACCTTCTGGCCCGCGCAGATGTTGTTGTGGATACATTTGCTGTTTCACGTCGCACGAATTTTCTTTGATGACGCCGTTGCCACCCCGGTGCATGGTGCAATTGGTGGTTCCAGTTTTTCCGTGTACGTCATGCTGGAATCGATTCTGTTCGTTATTGGCCTGACGTTTACGATTCTGGCGATGGTCAATGAACGTACCCAGATCGCCCATAAACTGGCATCACTGCACGATCCCTTAACCAGTGTGTGGAACCGTCGCGCATTGTTCGAGCAGGCGGAAAAAATCATCGCCCGACGCTTACGGCAACAACAACCCTTCACGGCGATATTATTCGATCTCGACCATTTCAAAAGCATTAACGATCGTTACGGCCACCAACAAGGTGATCGGGTATTAATTGATTTTTGCCAGATTGCCCAGGCGTTATTGCCCGACGAGGGGCAGTTTGCCCGGTTAGGAGGTGAAGAGTTTGCCGCCATCCTGCCCGGCGACAGCGAGCAGGCACAATTGGTATGTGAACGTATTCGCGTCGCAACGCAGTTATCGCTGCCGGATAATATCAGCTACACCGTCAGTATCGGCTATGCAACAGCCAGCAAGGAAGAACTTCACTTTCCGACATTACTGGCATTGGCTGATGAGGCGTTGTATCGCGCAAAAGCCAGCGGCCGTAACCGTACTGAACAATATCTGACACAGTTACAGCCGTTGAATCAGGCTACGCTGGTGTAG
- the prs gene encoding ribose-phosphate diphosphokinase: MPDMKLFAGNATPELAQRIANRLYTSLGDAAVGRFSDGEVSVQINENVRGGDIFIIQSTCAPTNDNLMELVVMVDALRRASAGRITAVIPYFGYARQDRRVRSARVPITAKVVADFLSSVGVDRVLTVDLHAEQIQGFFDVPVDNVFGSPILLEDMLQIGLENPIVVSPDIGGVVRARAIAKLLNDTDMAIIDKRRPRANVSQVMHIIGDVAGRDCVLVDDMIDTGGTLCKAAEALKERGAKRVFAYATHPIFSGNAVENLRKSVIDQVIVCDTIPLSDEMKSLPNVRTLTLSGMLAEAIRRISNEESISAMFEH, encoded by the coding sequence GTGCCTGATATGAAGCTATTTGCTGGTAACGCCACCCCGGAACTAGCACAACGTATTGCCAACCGCCTTTACACCAGCCTCGGAGACGCCGCTGTCGGTCGTTTCAGCGACGGTGAAGTGAGTGTACAGATTAACGAAAATGTACGCGGTGGTGATATTTTCATCATCCAGTCCACCTGTGCCCCCACCAACGATAATCTGATGGAGCTGGTTGTGATGGTCGACGCGCTGCGTCGGGCTTCTGCTGGTCGTATTACTGCCGTTATCCCCTACTTTGGCTATGCCCGTCAGGACCGCCGTGTGCGTTCCGCGCGTGTGCCGATTACCGCTAAAGTAGTCGCGGATTTCCTTTCCAGCGTTGGTGTTGACCGTGTTTTGACGGTTGACCTGCACGCCGAGCAGATCCAGGGCTTCTTTGATGTCCCGGTAGACAACGTATTTGGCAGCCCGATCCTGCTGGAAGATATGTTGCAAATTGGTCTGGAGAACCCGATTGTCGTTTCTCCTGACATTGGTGGTGTGGTGCGCGCCCGTGCCATCGCCAAACTGCTTAACGACACTGACATGGCTATCATCGATAAACGTCGCCCGCGTGCTAACGTATCTCAGGTGATGCACATCATCGGTGACGTCGCTGGCCGTGACTGTGTACTGGTCGACGATATGATCGACACCGGCGGTACGCTGTGCAAAGCGGCTGAAGCGCTGAAAGAGCGTGGCGCGAAACGCGTTTTCGCTTACGCCACCCACCCGATCTTCTCTGGTAACGCGGTGGAAAATCTGCGCAAGTCAGTGATCGATCAGGTGATTGTCTGTGACACCATCCCACTGTCTGACGAGATGAAATCTCTGCCGAACGTACGTACTTTGACGTTGTCCGGTATGCTGGCCGAAGCGATTCGTCGTATCAGCAACGAAGAATCCATTTCAGCCATGTTCGAGCATTAA
- the ispE gene encoding 4-(cytidine 5'-diphospho)-2-C-methyl-D-erythritol kinase — MITSWPAPAKLNLFLYITGRRPDGYHNLQTLFQFLDYGDTLTITPDESGNIRLLTPLAGVPDEHNLIVRAARALMHAAEVRGTLPPQAGAAIALEKRLPMGGGLGGGSSDAATVLVALNHVWQTRLSVDELATLGVRLGADVPVFVRGHAAFAQGVGEQLQPAEPDEKWYLVAHPGVSIATPVIFGDPELTRDSPIRSLDELLQRPFHNDCESVARKRFREVDELVSWLLEYAPSRLTGTGACVFAEFNTESEARQVLELAPEWIRGFVARGLNVSPLQRTLSGI; from the coding sequence ATGATTACCTCCTGGCCTGCCCCGGCAAAGCTGAATTTATTTCTTTACATCACCGGCCGTCGTCCTGACGGCTATCATAACCTGCAAACCCTGTTTCAGTTTTTAGATTACGGCGATACGCTGACCATCACCCCGGATGAGAGTGGCAACATTCGTCTATTGACACCGTTAGCGGGTGTGCCGGATGAACACAACCTGATCGTTCGTGCCGCTCGTGCCCTGATGCATGCGGCTGAAGTACGCGGTACGTTACCGCCCCAGGCCGGTGCGGCGATTGCGCTGGAAAAGCGGCTGCCAATGGGAGGAGGCCTGGGTGGTGGCTCATCAGATGCGGCGACGGTGTTGGTGGCGCTGAATCATGTGTGGCAAACGCGACTTAGCGTAGATGAGCTGGCAACCCTTGGCGTGCGACTCGGTGCCGACGTTCCGGTGTTTGTTCGCGGTCATGCCGCCTTTGCGCAAGGCGTAGGTGAACAATTGCAACCCGCAGAGCCAGATGAAAAATGGTATCTGGTGGCGCATCCTGGCGTAAGTATCGCCACACCGGTCATTTTTGGCGATCCTGAACTGACGCGCGATTCACCGATACGCTCACTTGATGAACTTTTGCAGCGCCCTTTCCACAATGATTGTGAGTCTGTGGCAAGAAAACGTTTTCGCGAGGTTGATGAGCTGGTTTCCTGGCTGCTAGAATACGCGCCGTCGCGCCTGACTGGGACCGGGGCCTGTGTGTTTGCTGAATTTAACACCGAATCCGAAGCTCGTCAGGTGCTGGAGCTTGCCCCGGAATGGATACGAGGATTTGTGGCGCGCGGGCTGAATGTCTCGCCGTTACAGCGTACTCTTTCCGGGATTTAA
- the lolB gene encoding lipoprotein insertase outer membrane protein LolB, with product MPMPSRKLLRLLPLASVLLAACSVNKPQGPGPSTTAPQWQQHQQAVAKVSHYETRGAFAYISDRQKVYARFNWQQTAADRYRLLLTNPLGSTELQLDAQGSVVQVVDNKGKRYVSNDAEKMISQLTGMDIPLANLRQWMMGLPGDASDYQLNDQYQLQSLNYSRNGQQWHVAISDYDSKVTPPLPANLELTEGGQRIKLRMDSWTVQ from the coding sequence ATGCCTATGCCTTCGCGCAAGCTGTTGCGCCTTTTACCCCTTGCCAGCGTATTGCTGGCTGCCTGTAGCGTCAACAAACCGCAGGGACCAGGCCCAAGCACCACCGCACCCCAGTGGCAGCAACATCAACAGGCGGTGGCTAAAGTCAGCCATTATGAGACACGCGGTGCCTTCGCCTATATTTCTGATCGCCAGAAGGTGTATGCCCGCTTTAACTGGCAGCAAACTGCCGCTGACCGTTATCGTTTGCTGCTGACCAATCCGCTGGGCAGCACCGAGTTACAACTTGATGCCCAGGGTTCCGTGGTACAGGTGGTCGATAACAAAGGCAAACGCTATGTCAGCAATGACGCTGAAAAGATGATTTCTCAGCTTACCGGGATGGATATTCCCCTCGCCAACCTGCGTCAGTGGATGATGGGTCTGCCAGGCGATGCCAGCGACTATCAGTTAAACGACCAGTATCAATTGCAGAGCCTGAATTACAGTCGTAACGGCCAGCAATGGCACGTAGCCATCTCAGATTACGACAGCAAAGTTACCCCTCCTCTGCCTGCCAATCTCGAGCTGACCGAGGGTGGACAGCGTATTAAGCTGCGGATGGATAGCTGGACCGTACAATGA
- the hemA gene encoding glutamyl-tRNA reductase, which produces MTLLALGINHKTAPVALRERVSFTPDTLDQALSSLLSQPMVQSGVVLSTCNRTELYLSVEQQADLQEKLVRWLCDYHQLREEDVRKSLYWHQDNAAVSHLMRVASGLDSLVLGEPQILGQVKKAFADSQRGQALSSELERMFQKTFSVAKRVRTETEIGASAVSVAFAACSLARQIFESLSTVNVLLVGAGETIELVARHLREHHVQKLMIANRTRERAQLLADEVGAEVIGLADIDSRLADADIIISSTASPLPIIGKGMVERALKARRNQPMLLVDIAVPRDVEPEVGKLANAYLYSVDDLQAIIEQNMAQRKAAAVQAESIVVQESGEFMAWLRAQSAVDTIREYRSQADDVRLELQERALAALRQGADAEKVLQELAHKLTNRLIHAPTKSLQQAARDGDSERLQILRDSLGLD; this is translated from the coding sequence ATGACGCTGCTCGCTCTCGGAATCAACCATAAAACCGCACCCGTTGCACTGCGCGAACGTGTTTCGTTCACGCCGGACACGCTGGATCAGGCGCTTAGCAGCCTGCTGTCCCAGCCGATGGTGCAAAGCGGAGTGGTGCTTTCCACCTGTAATCGCACTGAACTCTACCTCAGCGTAGAGCAGCAGGCCGATTTGCAGGAGAAGCTGGTGCGCTGGTTGTGTGACTATCACCAACTGCGTGAAGAAGATGTGCGTAAGAGCCTGTACTGGCATCAGGACAACGCGGCAGTCAGCCATCTGATGCGTGTTGCCAGCGGTCTGGATTCTTTAGTGCTGGGTGAGCCGCAGATTCTCGGCCAGGTAAAAAAAGCCTTTGCCGATTCACAACGTGGTCAGGCGTTGTCCAGTGAACTGGAGCGGATGTTCCAGAAAACCTTCTCCGTCGCCAAACGGGTGCGCACAGAAACTGAAATTGGTGCCAGTGCGGTATCTGTGGCGTTTGCCGCCTGTTCTCTGGCACGTCAAATCTTCGAATCTCTCAGCACGGTTAACGTGTTGCTGGTGGGCGCGGGCGAAACGATTGAATTGGTCGCGCGTCATTTGCGTGAGCATCATGTGCAAAAGCTGATGATTGCCAACCGTACGCGTGAACGCGCGCAGTTGCTGGCTGATGAGGTCGGGGCAGAAGTCATCGGGCTGGCGGATATCGATTCGCGACTGGCTGATGCCGATATTATTATTTCTTCCACCGCCAGCCCGTTGCCGATTATCGGTAAAGGCATGGTCGAGCGTGCATTGAAAGCCCGCCGTAACCAGCCGATGCTGCTGGTGGATATCGCAGTACCGCGCGATGTGGAGCCGGAAGTCGGCAAGCTCGCCAATGCTTACCTGTACAGCGTGGATGACCTTCAGGCGATCATTGAGCAGAACATGGCCCAGCGTAAAGCTGCGGCGGTGCAGGCTGAAAGCATCGTGGTGCAGGAAAGCGGCGAATTTATGGCCTGGCTGCGTGCGCAAAGCGCGGTCGACACCATTCGTGAATATCGCTCGCAGGCCGATGATGTACGCCTTGAATTGCAGGAGCGCGCGCTGGCCGCACTGCGTCAGGGAGCGGATGCCGAAAAAGTGTTGCAGGAACTGGCGCACAAACTTACCAATCGTTTAATTCACGCTCCAACCAAATCACTACAGCAGGCCGCGCGCGATGGCGACAGCGAACGCCTGCAAATCTTACGTGACAGCCTCGGTCTCGATTAG
- the prfA gene encoding peptide chain release factor 1: MKTSIVAKLEALQERHEEVEALLGDAGVIADQDRFRALSREYAQLSDVTRCFREWQQVQEDVETAEMLLDDPEMREMAQDELKTAREKREVLEQQLQVLLLPKDPDDERPCFVEVRAGTGGDEAAIFAGDLFRMYSRYAESRRWQVEIISSNDGEHGGYKEVIARVTGDGAYGRFKFESGGHRVQRVPETESQGRIHTSACTVAVMPELPEAELPDINPSDLKIDTFRSSGAGGQHVNTTDSAIRITHLPTGIVVECQDERSQHKNKAKALAVLGARIHAAEMAKRHEAEASTRRNLLGSGDRSDRIRTYNFPQGRVTDHRINLTIYRLDETMEGKLDSLIEPIVQEYQADQLAALAGQD, from the coding sequence ATGAAGACCTCTATTGTTGCCAAGCTGGAAGCTCTCCAGGAACGCCACGAAGAAGTGGAAGCCCTGCTGGGCGATGCTGGCGTGATCGCCGATCAGGATCGTTTCCGTGCCCTCTCGCGCGAATATGCGCAACTGTCTGATGTGACCCGCTGTTTCCGTGAATGGCAGCAGGTGCAGGAAGATGTTGAGACAGCGGAGATGTTGCTCGACGATCCTGAAATGCGCGAGATGGCGCAGGATGAACTGAAAACCGCACGCGAAAAGCGTGAAGTGCTGGAGCAGCAGCTACAGGTATTGTTGCTGCCGAAAGATCCTGATGATGAGCGTCCGTGCTTTGTCGAAGTGCGTGCTGGTACCGGTGGCGATGAAGCGGCAATTTTTGCCGGCGACCTGTTCCGCATGTACAGCCGTTATGCCGAGTCTCGCCGCTGGCAGGTGGAAATTATCAGCAGCAATGACGGTGAGCATGGCGGGTATAAAGAAGTCATCGCCCGTGTGACGGGTGATGGTGCCTATGGTCGTTTCAAGTTCGAATCGGGCGGTCATCGCGTACAGCGTGTGCCGGAAACCGAATCACAGGGGCGTATTCACACCTCGGCCTGTACGGTGGCGGTAATGCCGGAACTGCCGGAAGCCGAGCTGCCGGATATCAACCCCAGCGACCTGAAAATTGATACCTTCCGCTCCTCCGGTGCGGGTGGTCAGCACGTTAACACCACCGATTCCGCCATCCGTATTACCCACCTGCCGACCGGCATTGTGGTGGAGTGTCAGGATGAGCGTTCGCAGCATAAAAACAAAGCTAAAGCGTTGGCAGTACTGGGCGCGCGTATTCACGCGGCGGAGATGGCAAAACGCCATGAAGCGGAAGCGTCCACCCGTCGTAACCTGCTGGGCAGCGGCGACCGTTCGGACCGTATCCGTACTTACAACTTCCCGCAGGGGCGCGTTACCGATCACCGCATTAACCTGACCATCTATCGTCTGGATGAGACGATGGAAGGCAAGCTGGATAGCCTGATTGAGCCTATCGTGCAGGAATACCAGGCCGACCAGTTGGCCGCGCTGGCTGGACAGGATTAA
- the prmC gene encoding peptide chain release factor N(5)-glutamine methyltransferase codes for MDIRHWLKHAVATLSGGDSPKRDAEILLAFVTGKSRTWLVAFDDTVLDENQLQQLNALLARRAQGEPVAHLVGEREFWSLPLRVSDATLIPRPDTEVLVEQALAHLPTRAATLLDLGTGTGAIALALASERPDCQVIGCDRIAAAVALAQENAQRLHISNAQFLLSDWFDNLTPQRFDLIASNPPYIDATDHHLQQGDVRFEPLSALVADEAGLADLRVIIATAPHWLLAGGWLLLEHGWQQGEAVRELMVQHGYQQVNTVDDYGGNPRVTLGQFFL; via the coding sequence ATGGATATTCGCCACTGGCTGAAGCATGCCGTTGCCACCCTGAGCGGCGGCGACAGCCCCAAGCGCGATGCCGAAATTTTGCTGGCGTTTGTTACCGGCAAATCCCGTACCTGGCTGGTGGCGTTTGACGATACAGTGCTGGATGAGAACCAGTTACAACAACTGAATGCGCTCCTGGCTCGACGTGCGCAGGGCGAGCCGGTGGCGCATCTGGTGGGTGAACGTGAATTTTGGTCGTTACCTCTGCGCGTCAGCGATGCGACCTTGATCCCGCGTCCTGACACCGAGGTGTTGGTCGAGCAGGCGCTGGCTCATCTGCCGACCCGTGCCGCCACTCTCCTTGACTTAGGTACTGGCACCGGAGCCATCGCGCTGGCGCTCGCCAGCGAACGGCCTGATTGTCAGGTCATCGGGTGTGATCGTATCGCAGCTGCCGTGGCGCTGGCGCAGGAAAACGCGCAGCGTTTGCACATCAGCAATGCACAATTTCTCCTCAGCGATTGGTTCGACAATCTCACCCCGCAACGTTTTGATCTGATTGCCAGTAATCCCCCCTATATAGACGCTACCGACCATCATTTGCAGCAGGGTGATGTGCGGTTTGAACCGCTAAGTGCGCTGGTGGCCGATGAAGCTGGATTAGCCGATCTGCGGGTGATTATTGCAACGGCACCACACTGGCTGCTCGCTGGCGGTTGGTTGTTGCTGGAACATGGCTGGCAGCAGGGCGAGGCGGTGCGAGAATTGATGGTTCAACATGGCTATCAACAGGTCAACACAGTGGACGACTACGGCGGCAACCCGCGCGTTACACTTGGGCAATTTTTCTTATAA
- a CDS encoding SirB2 family protein → MASWYPLIKHFHLLTVLITVSLFLVRFYWKCTGSAQLDRRWVRIAPHINDTFLLLSGVLLVVITHFYPFTPQGSWLTEKLLGVIIYIALGSVALSRRPRKMSTRWIACLVAIVALLVVIKLAMTKMPLLGIV, encoded by the coding sequence ATGGCTAGCTGGTATCCGCTGATTAAACATTTTCATCTGCTTACAGTGCTGATTACTGTCAGCCTGTTTCTGGTGCGTTTTTACTGGAAATGCACCGGTTCAGCACAGCTCGATCGCCGCTGGGTGCGCATTGCTCCGCACATCAACGACACGTTTTTGTTGCTGAGTGGTGTGCTGCTGGTCGTAATTACGCACTTTTACCCGTTCACACCACAAGGAAGCTGGCTGACTGAGAAGCTGTTAGGGGTTATTATCTACATCGCCTTAGGTTCCGTGGCCTTGAGTCGTCGCCCGCGAAAGATGAGCACCCGCTGGATTGCCTGCCTGGTTGCGATCGTTGCGTTACTGGTAGTGATTAAGCTGGCGATGACCAAAATGCCGTTATTGGGGATAGTATGA
- the sirB1 gene encoding invasion regulator SirB1: MTSPEQLDYSQTPLCEAVIGATCAIREDFSAQSVEQQLAALVAEARAYVSSASDADLQLEKLLELFYRQWGFGGASGVYNLSDALWIDKVLKSRQGTAVSLGVILLHIAEELELPLMPVIFPTQMILRADWLDGEMWLINPFNGETLDTHTLEVWLKGNISPTAKLYQDDLDEAKTVSVMRKMLDTLKAALMDEKKMELALNVSQVLLQIDPDDPYEIRDRGLIYAQLECEHIALNDLTYFVEQCPEDPVSEMIKVQIHAIEQKQVTLH; this comes from the coding sequence ATGACCTCGCCAGAGCAACTCGATTACAGTCAAACACCGTTATGTGAAGCGGTTATTGGTGCAACCTGCGCCATCCGCGAAGATTTTTCTGCTCAATCCGTAGAGCAACAGCTGGCAGCGTTAGTGGCGGAAGCGCGTGCGTATGTCAGCAGTGCCAGTGATGCTGACCTGCAACTGGAGAAGTTGCTGGAGCTGTTCTACCGCCAGTGGGGTTTTGGCGGTGCCAGTGGCGTCTACAATTTATCCGATGCCTTATGGATCGATAAGGTGTTGAAAAGCCGTCAGGGCACTGCGGTGTCACTGGGCGTGATCCTGCTGCACATTGCCGAAGAGCTGGAGTTGCCGCTGATGCCGGTTATCTTCCCGACCCAGATGATTCTGCGGGCCGACTGGCTGGATGGTGAGATGTGGCTGATTAACCCGTTTAACGGTGAAACCCTCGATACCCACACGCTGGAAGTCTGGCTGAAGGGCAATATCAGCCCGACGGCCAAGCTCTATCAGGATGATCTCGATGAAGCGAAAACGGTCAGCGTAATGCGTAAGATGCTGGATACGCTGAAAGCGGCGCTGATGGACGAGAAAAAGATGGAGCTGGCGTTAAATGTTAGCCAGGTGCTGTTACAAATCGATCCGGATGACCCCTACGAAATCCGCGACCGTGGTTTGATTTACGCGCAACTGGAGTGCGAACATATCGCGCTAAATGATCTTACCTACTTCGTTGAACAGTGTCCGGAAGACCCGGTTAGCGAAATGATTAAAGTGCAGATCCACGCAATTGAACAAAAACAGGTCACGCTGCACTAA
- the kdsA gene encoding 3-deoxy-8-phosphooctulonate synthase has protein sequence MTQKVVSIGDIKVANDLPFVLFGGMNVLESRDLAMRICEHYVTVTDKLGIPYVFKASFDKANRSSIHSYRGPGLEEGMKIFQELKQAFGVKIITDVHEPAQAQPVADVVDVIQLPAFLARQTDLVEAMAKTGAVINVKKPQFVSPGQMGNIVDKFAEGGNDKVILCDRGSNFGYDNLVVDMLGFNVMKKVTNNCPVIFDVTHALQTRDPFGAASGGRRAQVGELARAGMAVGIAGLFIEAHPEPNSAKCDGPSALPLDKLEPFLVQMKAIDDLVKSFPELDTSN, from the coding sequence ATGACACAGAAAGTAGTCAGTATTGGTGATATCAAGGTCGCAAACGATCTGCCATTTGTTCTCTTTGGCGGCATGAACGTGCTGGAGTCGCGCGACCTCGCCATGCGTATCTGCGAACATTACGTAACCGTGACCGACAAACTCGGTATCCCCTACGTGTTCAAAGCCTCTTTTGACAAAGCCAACCGTTCCTCTATCCACTCTTACCGTGGTCCGGGCCTGGAAGAGGGGATGAAGATTTTCCAGGAGCTGAAGCAAGCCTTCGGCGTGAAAATCATTACTGACGTCCACGAACCGGCGCAGGCACAGCCTGTGGCTGATGTGGTAGATGTTATTCAGCTGCCGGCCTTCCTTGCACGTCAGACTGACCTGGTTGAAGCGATGGCGAAAACGGGCGCAGTCATTAACGTGAAAAAACCCCAGTTCGTCAGCCCGGGTCAGATGGGTAACATTGTCGATAAATTCGCCGAAGGCGGTAACGATAAAGTGATCCTGTGTGACCGTGGTAGCAACTTCGGTTATGACAACCTGGTCGTGGATATGCTGGGCTTTAACGTGATGAAGAAAGTCACCAATAACTGCCCGGTGATTTTCGACGTGACTCATGCGCTGCAAACTCGTGATCCGTTTGGTGCTGCCTCAGGCGGTCGCCGTGCGCAGGTGGGTGAACTGGCGCGTGCCGGTATGGCGGTCGGCATTGCTGGTCTGTTTATCGAAGCCCACCCGGAGCCAAACAGCGCCAAATGTGATGGCCCGTCTGCACTGCCGCTCGACAAACTGGAGCCGTTCCTGGTACAGATGAAAGCGATTGATGACCTGGTGAAAAGCTTCCCGGAACTGGATACCAGCAACTAA
- a CDS encoding transposase, whose translation VVPVEKTSGSSVRGRARMSKTGPADVRAKLYMAAIVAIRWNAPAKALYQRLIAKGKASKAALGAVMRKLVHQCFGVLKTRMKWDENYAATA comes from the coding sequence GTGGTACCGGTGGAAAAAACGTCCGGGAGCTCAGTCAGGGGGCGTGCGCGGATGTCAAAAACAGGCCCGGCAGACGTAAGGGCGAAACTGTATATGGCGGCGATCGTAGCGATCAGGTGGAATGCCCCGGCGAAGGCGCTGTACCAGAGGCTAATCGCGAAGGGCAAAGCCAGCAAGGCCGCGCTTGGAGCGGTGATGCGCAAGCTGGTTCATCAGTGCTTCGGGGTGCTGAAAACGCGGATGAAGTGGGATGAAAATTACGCAGCTACCGCTTGA